The Mesobacillus jeotgali genome window below encodes:
- a CDS encoding DinB family protein produces MSELLFKQFELTRGSFLKNIEGITAEQASVQPEGFNNNIHWNIGHVLTVTEQFMMGFPKKSNHLPANYIELFGNGTRPSEWTGDVPSVDVLRDQLKAQLGRIKEVPASTLNEKLKKPFLGLETFGELANMALFHEAYHLGQIHAMRKLV; encoded by the coding sequence TTGAGCGAGCTTTTGTTTAAGCAATTTGAATTAACTAGAGGTTCTTTTTTGAAAAACATTGAGGGCATCACTGCGGAACAGGCAAGTGTTCAGCCAGAAGGATTCAATAATAACATTCACTGGAACATCGGACATGTGCTGACAGTTACAGAACAGTTCATGATGGGATTCCCGAAAAAATCTAATCATCTCCCTGCCAACTACATAGAGTTATTCGGAAATGGTACCCGGCCATCCGAGTGGACCGGGGATGTTCCCTCTGTTGATGTTTTGCGTGACCAATTGAAAGCGCAGCTGGGAAGGATCAAGGAAGTACCGGCATCCACGCTGAATGAGAAGCTAAAGAAGCCGTTCCTTGGGCTGGAGACTTTCGGAGAGCTTGCGAATATGGCCCTATTTCATGAGGCCTATCATCTTGGGCAAATCCACGCGATGAGAAAATTAGTTTAG
- a CDS encoding DoxX family protein: MFAKWLRENNIAAGLLTVIRVWLGYNWMTAGWGKLTGEGFDASGYLKNAVANPVKGPDGHAVYGWYVNFLESFAIPNVDLFNFIVPLGEFLVGLGLILGTLTTAAMFFGLVMNFSFFLAGTVSHNPTDIFFGFILLFAGYNAGKYGLDRWVVPFIRKTVFKQTPEAAHKSA; this comes from the coding sequence ATGTTCGCTAAATGGTTAAGAGAAAACAATATTGCTGCAGGCCTGTTGACTGTGATTAGGGTTTGGCTTGGTTACAACTGGATGACTGCTGGATGGGGCAAGTTGACTGGTGAGGGATTTGATGCAAGTGGATATTTGAAAAACGCAGTTGCGAACCCGGTGAAGGGTCCAGACGGACACGCGGTTTATGGATGGTATGTTAACTTCTTAGAAAGCTTTGCGATCCCGAATGTCGATCTTTTCAACTTCATCGTTCCACTGGGAGAATTCCTTGTAGGTCTTGGTTTGATTCTAGGAACACTGACAACCGCTGCCATGTTCTTCGGTCTCGTGATGAACTTCAGCTTCTTCCTTGCCGGAACAGTATCTCACAATCCAACCGACATTTTCTTCGGCTTCATCCTATTGTTTGCTGGATATAATGCTGGTAAATACGGCTTAGACCGCTGGGTAGTCCCATTCATCCGCAAAACTGTTTTCAAACAAACACCAGAAGCTGCACATAAATCTGCTTAA
- a CDS encoding HAMP domain-containing sensor histidine kinase, protein MKVKYIYQQFISHISIIIVAFLILSLVFTQYVETLVYKNKTEELISYGENILRDLDRGSERPDQVINQYARVIFGRDIQFSVFDENIQLLNPIRWRGPAIELSEKEWSQLTNGKPIVKNYDLERYDRAVTLVVLPYVDRGDFIGGILLTSPISGTREMITEINKYLFYTMLIALGVSFLLSWVLSRIHVNRIKKLQEATSAVSAGDYTVKVPKSDFDEIGELANDFNSMVSRLNESKSEIESLENRRRQFMSDVSHELRTPLTTISGIIEGLRNNMIPEAEKERGINLVSQETKRLIRLVNENLDYDKIRSNQVQLLKEDIELIEVFEIIQDQLGFQAEERNNRIEIEADETAMVHADYDRLLQILINITKNSIQFTENGTIWLRGRMVGPKTVIEIEDTGIGIEPAEIEKIWHRFYKADISRTSNPFGEFGLGLSIVKQLVQMHDGKISVKSEHGKGTKFIIEIPFR, encoded by the coding sequence ATGAAGGTTAAGTATATCTACCAGCAATTCATCAGCCATATCAGCATCATCATCGTCGCCTTTCTGATCCTGAGCCTGGTATTCACACAGTATGTGGAAACGCTCGTTTATAAAAATAAGACGGAGGAGCTGATTTCCTACGGTGAAAATATCCTCCGCGACCTTGACCGGGGCAGTGAACGCCCTGACCAGGTAATCAACCAATATGCCCGGGTAATTTTCGGACGGGATATCCAATTCAGTGTCTTTGATGAGAATATCCAGCTCCTGAATCCAATTAGATGGAGAGGGCCGGCGATCGAGTTATCGGAAAAAGAGTGGAGCCAGCTTACAAACGGAAAGCCAATTGTGAAAAATTATGACCTCGAGCGGTATGACCGTGCTGTGACCCTGGTGGTTTTGCCATATGTCGATCGCGGGGATTTCATTGGCGGCATTCTCCTGACCTCGCCAATCAGCGGGACACGTGAAATGATTACGGAAATCAATAAGTATTTGTTTTATACGATGCTGATAGCGCTGGGAGTTTCATTCCTCCTAAGCTGGGTACTGTCGCGAATCCACGTCAACAGAATCAAAAAGCTTCAGGAGGCCACCTCCGCCGTATCGGCAGGGGACTATACGGTTAAGGTGCCCAAGTCAGATTTTGATGAAATCGGAGAATTGGCGAACGATTTCAACAGTATGGTGAGCAGGCTGAATGAATCGAAATCCGAAATCGAAAGCCTGGAAAACCGGCGCCGCCAGTTCATGTCAGATGTTTCCCATGAATTGAGGACGCCGCTTACCACCATCAGCGGGATCATCGAGGGCCTCAGGAATAATATGATTCCCGAGGCGGAGAAAGAGCGGGGCATCAACCTGGTCAGCCAGGAAACGAAGCGGCTGATTCGACTGGTCAATGAGAACCTTGATTATGATAAAATCCGCTCAAATCAGGTGCAGCTTTTAAAAGAAGACATTGAACTGATCGAGGTATTCGAAATAATCCAGGACCAGCTTGGGTTTCAGGCAGAGGAACGCAATAACAGAATCGAGATTGAGGCTGATGAGACGGCCATGGTCCACGCCGATTATGACCGTCTTCTCCAGATTTTGATCAATATTACGAAAAACAGTATCCAGTTCACTGAAAACGGGACAATCTGGCTTCGGGGCAGGATGGTTGGACCAAAGACGGTGATTGAGATCGAGGATACTGGCATTGGCATCGAACCGGCTGAAATCGAAAAAATCTGGCATCGATTTTATAAGGCGGATATCTCGAGAACGAGCAATCCGTTTGGGGAGTTCGGCCTCGGTCTATCTATCGTCAAACAGCTCGTACAGATGCATGATGGAAAAATTTCCGTGAAAAGCGAACACGGAAAAGGGACTAAGTTCATTATCGAAATCCCTTTTAGATAA
- a CDS encoding response regulator transcription factor, which produces MKILVIEDNESVCEMIEMFFLKEGIEGRFVNDGLKGYEAYKSEDWDLLIVDWMLPGMDGVTLCRKIRQEGSDVPIIMLTAKDSESDQVLGLEMGADDYVTKPFSPLALMARIKAVARRYQKHKPEENTEVGTSFLKINKETREVSLYGKPVINLTPKEFDLLLFFAQHPRQVFTREQLLERVWGYQFYGDERTVDVHIKRLRKKIGTAEQPFFHTVWGVGYKFDESADGHEG; this is translated from the coding sequence GTGAAAATACTAGTGATTGAGGATAATGAAAGTGTCTGTGAGATGATTGAGATGTTCTTTTTAAAAGAGGGCATTGAAGGCAGGTTTGTGAATGACGGCTTGAAGGGCTATGAGGCTTATAAAAGCGAGGATTGGGATTTGCTGATTGTTGATTGGATGCTTCCTGGCATGGATGGTGTCACGCTGTGCAGGAAAATCAGGCAGGAGGGCAGTGATGTGCCGATCATCATGCTGACGGCCAAGGATAGTGAATCGGATCAGGTTCTTGGGCTGGAAATGGGGGCGGATGATTATGTGACAAAGCCGTTCAGCCCGCTTGCTTTGATGGCGAGGATCAAGGCTGTGGCCCGGCGGTACCAGAAGCATAAGCCAGAAGAGAATACCGAGGTTGGGACAAGTTTCTTGAAAATCAACAAAGAAACACGTGAAGTGAGCCTATATGGAAAACCAGTCATTAACCTGACACCCAAGGAATTCGATTTGCTTCTATTTTTCGCCCAGCATCCGCGCCAGGTATTCACGAGGGAGCAGCTGCTCGAGCGTGTCTGGGGATACCAGTTTTACGGGGATGAACGAACGGTTGATGTCCATATCAAGCGCCTGAGGAAGAAAATTGGCACTGCTGAACAGCCGTTCTTCCATACGGTTTGGGGAGTCGGCTATAAATTCGATGAAAGTGCTGATGGGCATGAAGGTTAA
- a CDS encoding lactonase family protein produces MATHETFKGYFGTYTKGDSEGIYSFTLDAVSGRILDVEPAASLENPTYLTISDDNRFLYAVAKEGGTGGVAGFGILESGKLSYINSQLAPGASPCHVSVNKENNLLLSANYHKGSADSYLLNSKTGSIEETLSSAVHEGSGPDERQEKAHTHYAGFTPDGNYATVIDLGIDQLITYSLDNGQLIEKSVMHIAPGSGPRHLVFHPINNIAYLMTEFSSEVLVLKYNSEDGSFEQLQAISTLPADFSENNQGSAIHISSDGKYVYAANRGHDSIAIFKVDPESFKLDFVEHTSTEGNWPRDFVLDPSEKFLIATNQNSSNVALYARDGETGKLTLLQSNVKVPDPVCVKFLNY; encoded by the coding sequence ATGGCAACTCATGAAACATTCAAAGGTTATTTCGGTACATATACTAAAGGGGACAGCGAGGGCATCTACTCTTTTACCCTTGATGCAGTGAGTGGCAGGATTCTCGACGTGGAACCAGCAGCATCACTTGAAAACCCTACTTACCTGACAATCAGTGACGACAATCGCTTTCTTTATGCTGTCGCAAAGGAAGGGGGCACTGGGGGTGTGGCAGGATTCGGTATCTTGGAATCCGGAAAGCTTTCTTACATCAATTCGCAGCTTGCCCCGGGAGCTTCACCCTGCCATGTGAGCGTGAACAAGGAAAACAACCTGCTTTTATCCGCTAATTACCATAAAGGATCTGCTGATTCTTATCTGCTGAACTCAAAAACCGGCAGTATTGAAGAGACCTTATCCAGCGCGGTCCATGAAGGCTCAGGACCCGATGAGCGCCAGGAAAAAGCGCATACCCATTATGCCGGTTTCACTCCGGACGGAAACTACGCAACAGTGATCGACCTTGGCATCGACCAGTTGATTACTTATAGCCTGGACAATGGCCAGCTGATCGAGAAAAGTGTAATGCATATCGCACCAGGCAGCGGTCCAAGACATCTTGTTTTCCACCCTATCAATAATATCGCCTATTTGATGACAGAATTCAGCTCTGAGGTCCTCGTCTTAAAATACAATTCAGAGGACGGCAGCTTCGAACAGCTACAGGCAATCTCCACCCTGCCTGCAGATTTTAGCGAAAACAACCAGGGAAGCGCCATCCATATTTCCTCTGATGGGAAATACGTCTACGCAGCCAATCGCGGCCATGACAGCATTGCAATTTTCAAGGTGGATCCAGAAAGCTTCAAGCTTGATTTTGTCGAGCATACCTCAACGGAAGGAAATTGGCCAAGGGATTTTGTCCTCGACCCGAGCGAGAAATTCCTGATCGCCACCAACCAAAATTCAAGCAATGTCGCACTTTATGCCCGTGACGGAGAAACAGGCAAATTGACTTTGCTGCAGTCTAATGTGAAGGTTCCAGATCCGGTCTGTGTGAAATTTTTGAATTACTAA
- a CDS encoding nucleoside triphosphate pyrophosphohydrolase yields MEKKEYNKLVRDLFPDLMKEKGKKVEFEILDGSQYSEKLMEKFNEEVEKFRNTGTDRLLSEIVDLLEVVYAIAEHRGITESEVEFMRQLKKNRSGGFRKKILLKTIEESSQ; encoded by the coding sequence ATGGAGAAAAAGGAATATAACAAGCTTGTCAGAGACCTTTTTCCTGATTTGATGAAGGAGAAGGGAAAGAAGGTTGAATTTGAAATTCTAGATGGAAGTCAATATAGTGAAAAACTCATGGAGAAATTCAATGAGGAAGTGGAGAAATTCCGAAATACTGGAACGGACAGGCTTTTAAGTGAAATTGTCGATTTGCTTGAAGTGGTATATGCGATCGCTGAGCATAGAGGCATCACGGAATCTGAAGTGGAGTTCATGCGCCAGTTAAAGAAGAATCGCAGCGGCGGCTTCAGGAAAAAAATCCTGCTTAAAACAATTGAGGAAAGTTCCCAGTAA
- a CDS encoding Gfo/Idh/MocA family oxidoreductase has product MVRFGVVGTNWITESFIKGASHHPDFQLGAVYSRAEDRAAEFAGKFGVDTIFTDMEEMAKSDVIDAVYIASPNSLHASQAITFMENGKHVLCEKAIASNSRELDEMIRTAKDQEVVLMEALKSTLMPNFKAVQENLGKIGTIRRYFASYCQYSSRYDKYKEGTVLNAFNPEFSAGSLMDIGIYCIYPLVVLFGEPKSIQATGYLLESGVDGEGSLILKYDEMDAVIMFSKITDSSLPSEIHGENGNIRIDKISTPEKVEIIYRDGKNEDISREQLEDNMFYEAEEFISVIQQGKLESTNNSLENSRITMKILDEARSQMGVRFPSDR; this is encoded by the coding sequence ATGGTGCGTTTCGGAGTAGTAGGTACAAATTGGATTACAGAATCATTTATTAAAGGCGCAAGCCACCATCCGGATTTTCAGCTAGGTGCTGTTTACTCACGTGCAGAAGACCGTGCTGCAGAATTTGCCGGCAAATTCGGAGTGGATACCATTTTTACAGACATGGAAGAGATGGCGAAAAGTGATGTCATTGATGCCGTCTATATCGCCAGTCCCAATTCCCTGCATGCCAGCCAGGCGATTACATTCATGGAAAATGGCAAGCATGTACTTTGTGAAAAAGCGATTGCTTCTAACAGCCGTGAACTGGATGAGATGATCAGGACGGCAAAGGATCAAGAGGTTGTTTTGATGGAGGCGCTAAAATCAACCTTGATGCCAAACTTCAAGGCTGTCCAGGAGAATCTGGGTAAAATCGGGACGATCAGAAGGTACTTTGCAAGCTATTGCCAGTATTCGTCCCGCTATGACAAATATAAAGAAGGTACCGTGCTGAACGCCTTCAACCCGGAGTTTTCAGCAGGTTCGCTGATGGATATCGGCATCTATTGCATCTATCCGCTCGTCGTCCTGTTTGGAGAGCCAAAGTCGATTCAGGCAACCGGCTACTTACTCGAATCAGGAGTGGATGGGGAAGGCAGCCTGATCTTGAAATATGACGAAATGGATGCTGTCATCATGTTCTCGAAAATCACTGATTCGTCTCTACCCTCTGAAATACACGGTGAGAACGGGAATATCAGGATTGATAAAATCAGCACGCCGGAAAAAGTGGAAATCATCTATCGCGATGGGAAAAATGAAGACATTTCGAGAGAGCAACTGGAAGATAATATGTTTTATGAAGCAGAGGAGTTCATTTCAGTGATTCAGCAAGGGAAATTGGAATCGACGAACAACTCGCTTGAAAACTCGAGGATCACGATGAAGATTCTTGATGAGGCAAGGTCACAAATGGGTGTCAGATTCCCAAGCGACAGATAA
- a CDS encoding HIT family protein, producing MYQENCPYCNVNADEEQQITLENETCYFIQKESEQQVLQGSGLIIPKQHKQNVFELSEQEWNDSRELLLGAKRILDDKYAPDGYSVGWNTGKAGGQSIFHAHLHVIPRFKDEPLAGKGIRYWIKQKENLRK from the coding sequence ATGTACCAGGAGAATTGTCCATATTGCAATGTGAATGCAGACGAAGAGCAGCAAATCACACTTGAGAATGAAACATGTTATTTTATCCAGAAGGAGTCGGAACAGCAGGTCCTGCAGGGGAGCGGGCTGATCATCCCGAAGCAGCACAAGCAGAATGTCTTTGAGTTATCTGAGCAGGAGTGGAATGATTCGCGAGAGTTACTGCTGGGTGCGAAAAGGATTCTTGACGATAAGTATGCACCAGATGGATACAGTGTTGGATGGAATACGGGAAAAGCTGGCGGACAATCGATTTTCCATGCCCATTTGCATGTGATTCCGCGATTCAAGGATGAACCGCTTGCAGGCAAGGGAATCAGGTATTGGATTAAGCAAAAAGAGAATTTGAGGAAATAA
- the nadE gene encoding ammonia-dependent NAD(+) synthetase, translating into MSLQKQIIEALNVQPQIDAQQEIRKRIQFLKEYLLASRAKGYVLGISGGQDSTLAGRLAQMAAEELRSEGKEAKFVAVRLPYAVQKDEEDAQKALDFIKADQTITFNIQPAVDTFNTQFEEAIGDHMTDFNKGNAKARMRMITQYAIAGQDGLLVIGTDHAAEAVTGFFTKYGDGGADLLPLTGLNKRQGRELLKALNAEPRLYLKEPTADLLDNKPLQSDETELGVSYDAIDDYLEGKQIDEADAAKIEGRYLASEHKRHTPASMFDSWWKK; encoded by the coding sequence ATGAGCTTACAAAAACAGATTATAGAAGCATTGAATGTGCAGCCGCAAATCGATGCCCAGCAGGAAATCAGGAAGAGAATACAATTTTTAAAAGAATATTTGCTTGCCTCGAGGGCTAAAGGATACGTCCTTGGAATCAGTGGCGGACAGGATTCTACGCTCGCCGGAAGGCTCGCACAGATGGCGGCGGAGGAATTGCGGTCAGAAGGCAAGGAGGCCAAATTCGTGGCTGTCAGACTTCCATATGCTGTGCAAAAAGACGAGGAAGATGCACAGAAAGCTTTGGACTTCATCAAGGCTGACCAAACCATCACCTTCAATATCCAGCCTGCTGTCGATACGTTCAATACACAGTTCGAGGAAGCGATTGGCGATCATATGACAGACTTTAATAAAGGGAACGCGAAGGCAAGGATGAGGATGATTACACAGTATGCCATCGCAGGACAAGATGGCTTGCTGGTGATCGGGACAGACCATGCTGCCGAGGCTGTGACTGGATTCTTCACAAAATACGGAGATGGCGGTGCAGATTTGCTGCCGCTAACGGGTCTAAACAAGCGCCAGGGCAGGGAGCTGCTGAAGGCATTGAACGCAGAACCGAGATTGTACCTGAAAGAACCTACTGCCGATCTTCTTGACAATAAGCCGCTTCAATCTGATGAAACCGAGCTGGGAGTAAGTTATGATGCAATCGATGACTATCTTGAAGGTAAGCAGATTGATGAAGCAGATGCTGCCAAAATTGAAGGCAGATACCTGGCTTCAGAGCATAAACGGCATACACCTGCATCCATGTTTGATTCATGGTGGAAGAAGTAA